In the Arachis stenosperma cultivar V10309 chromosome 8, arast.V10309.gnm1.PFL2, whole genome shotgun sequence genome, GTTTTTTGAAAGtccggttctttcattcaaCATAAAAACGGTGTcgttttgttttaaaaaaacaaacaaacgcGTGAAGACCCCAAATGTCCCAATCCCTTCTCCCTTCTCGCTCACTCTCATCAGTCTCCCTCACCAAAATGGCACAAAATCCCTAATTTCAAAGGTGGCAGCTTTGGAGAGCAGCGGAAGAATGAGCGGAGcccttgtcacagcacggcagCGGCGGAGGAAGGAGGCGGTGGAGCTGTGTCTGAGGATGATGTGCATGGCTTTTTCTCATTGTTGCAGTTTCTCTCACTCTCCGTCTCAGCCGCTGCCACTCTTCTCCTCCTCACCGTCTCTGTACTTGTCGTGAAGCTTGCCTCTGTCTTCGCCGTCGTCGGCCGCCTCTTTCTCATCGTCAAAGACGCCTCTGTCTCCGAgccatctctctctctctgtgcGAAGTGCGAACTTACCCGTGCCGCCGTGGACTCTTTGCCGTCGTCGTGAGTTCTTCAATCTTTCGCCGTCCTTCAACATCTTCTTCGTGGTCTTCTTTATTTTCACTGATTTCCTCCCTTTTTCACTTTAGTTTTTGATTTGTTTCCTCTGTTGTGGAGTCATTGATTATTTGTTAACTTTATTTATTCTGATTTCTGAGTTGCTTCACTTGCTTgttgctaatttttttttattatcagtTGATAGTGCTATGATGCATTGCTTCACTACATTGTTTATGGAAATTCGTAATCTTCTCCATGTTTCTGTTAATGGAATACAGTGGTAACAGAGTACAGAGAATAAATGTTGAAAACTAGCGATCACACATATTTGTGGAATTCTATATTCTGTAATGTATTCTTCTAATAATCCTcctaattttgatataatttcaGATTATGGATTTTGAATGCTGAATTGAATTTTGGTATAATTTTATAACGCTGAACAGAATTGATATAATTTTGGATTTTGAATGTCTGTAATTCTGAATTTTGCTGTCATTGCTGTAATACCTGAGGTTTTATTTTACTGTAATTGCTGTAATAGCTGAAACATGAAGTTTTTCAGGGAGCAGGGCATGGTTTGTTTTGCACATCTTGAAAAAATGTTACTGCTGATATTGGTTCATAGCTATTTCTAATTACTAATTTGGCATTAATTGAGTGAGTTTTGATATTGGTTCATAGCTATTTCTAATTACTAATTTGGCATTAATTGAGTGAGTTTTGTCTAATTAAGTAATTATTGATGTTGGTGATTGTTGATTGAATATGGATATAGTATTTTATGCCATGATTTCTTTTAGATATAAATTTTGATGTTTGAATTCGAATGCAAAATTTTAATGAGATGAGATATAGTTTAGTTAGTGGATGGgttatgaaattttaaattttattattatatgaatgattgaatttaaattttaaaagattaatattgcatttttaataattttattttatatttaatgaaACCGGTTTGACCACAGTTGGACCATTAAATTATTGAACTAGTTACTTGATCGGTTCAATAACCGGttcggttctcgcaaccttggtAAAATGTGATCTCTTACGATGTTTTCTCTCTtatattttctcttggtctcacttataaaataaatagtgaGAGATTACACTTTACTAGGGGGTGGTAAGCGGGGAAGCCAGTCCCGTCCCGCTCTGCCAGAAGCCTGTCCCGCCTCGTCTAGTGAGGCGGTTCTAGAATCCCACCCCGCCCCGCCTAACTGCGGGGCTAAGCCCACCAAAGATCCTTTTTTTAaggtataaaaaaattataatttttatattcatattaaagtctttgtaattataaatatctattaaacataattataaaccaagtttttatataaaacataattataaatattctctccaaagcaaaataaacgtaaatccaaaacataattataaatattgtctcaaaagtaatataaacataatccaaaatactcaattttcatcttcataCTTTTGTAAGTTGGATTGGGCAAAGTtgaattctaataaaaaaattacaaaaataccccttgtaaaaaaaaaaacaaagccCGGTGGAGAAGCTCACCCCATCCCGCCAAAACCCACAGTTTAAGCGGTGAGTGTTAGTCGGACTTTTGTTTTTTGGCGGTCCCATTTTTTTAACTCAGCCCTTCTTTTTTAGCATGTTATACGGGCCGGTCTGATGGATTTAGGCTCATTTGTCACCCCTACACTTtactttctaaaataaaatctaaaattgaaaggatccaaatatttttttgacGGTCCATTGTTAGAGGCACTAAGATTTTGTCATCCATGGAAGCCTCCGAATGTATATGATCGGGCGTAAGGCCCCATATTTAACAAGTAGAGTTGGCAATGGGCATGGGAGTGGGCTCATGTTATTACCGGGCTGGGAtgattcttttatatattttttgtgcgATTGAAATCTTAGGTGTCTTGTCTTTCCAGTCAGCAACTATATTCGAGCCTGACCCAAGTTAGTAGCTACTCCAAGTACTAGGCCCAAGAAAAAATACACCATGTACTTTGTAGTTGACTTTCGTTTTTAGTTTATGTAAtcgacaaaaaaaatttattttaatgaaatttttttcaattgacAGTATTTAAGAAAATTCTAGCATATGTTGGCATTTGAATAAATTGATATCTTAAAATTGTTAAGAAAATGACACAAGAGTAAAGTGTATGTTAAGATGAATTCAAAGAGAAGCAACAGGAATTATGATAGATTAGATTATAAAATTGGAGTTTTAATAATGGTTTGGATTTTGGAATTATCCATATGTTGATAGGTAGAGCGTAATTGTGAGGAAGCCAGGTGTGTGGCATGGATTGGTGGTTGATAATATTAAGATATTTGAAGGAGTGTGATGGTGTGATCCAAGGTGGCAGTGTGTGGTCCCACagaatctaaaggcagccaacAAGAAGGGAGTAATGGATTTGCGGATATAAGAAGCGAGATAAAACGATAAGCCAGAACGCACGTGAACCGTGGGATCGAAATATCCTGGGAGGCAACGGTGGAAGAGAAAGGAGGAACAAGAGCCACATGAATGCAATAGAAATGAGGGCCATGCACTTAACATTCCTTGCTTGTTTTGATATCAGCAGAGCGAGATGGCGACTGTAACAACGCAGGCTTCAGCGACTGTATTGAGGCCATGCCCTTCTTCCAAGGCAAGGTTCCTGTCTGGCTCATCTGGCAGACTCAACAGGGAGGTGTCGTTTAGGCCATTGAGATCTCCTTCTTTCAAGGTGGAAGCCAAGAAAGGAGAGTGGTTGCCTGGCTTGGCCTCTCCAGCTTATCTGAATGGCAGGTATACATGCAATAAAGACTATTGTTAATATTTTTGATTACATGAATTATGTAATGTTAATGAATTATTATGGTTGTGATGAAGTCTTCCGGGAGACAATGGATTCGACCCGTTGGGGCTAGCAGAGGACCCAGAGAACCTGAAGTGGTTCGTACAGGCAGAGCTGGTGAATGGGAGGTGGGCGATGCTGGGGGTGGCAGGGATGCTGCTGCCGGAGGTGTTCACGAGCATAGGGATCATAAATGTTCCGAAATGGTACGACGCAGGGAAGGAGGAGTACTTCGCGTCTTCGTCCACCCTGTTTGTGATAGAGTTCATACTCTTCCATTACGTTGAGATCAGGAGATGGCAGGACATCAAGAACCCTGGGAGTGTGAACCAAGACCCCATCTTCAAGCAGTACAGCCTCCCCCCCAACGAGGTCGGCTACCCTGGTGGCATCTTCAACCCCCTCAACTTCGCCCCCACTCTTGAGGCCAAGGAGAAGGAGCTTGCCAATGGCCGCTTGGCTATGCTCGCCTTCTTGGGTTTTATTGTTCAGCACAACGTCACTGGCAAAGGCCCCTTTGACAACCTCTTGCAGCACATCTCTGACCCTTGGCACAATACCATTGTTCAAACCCTCTCTTCCAACTAATTCTATTCTTCCTCGCCTTTCTTTTCATTGTACAGACCAACTACTACTGCTACTTCTACTAAGATGTATTGAGACCCCTTTCATATTTTTAATGGAATACTATTAAGAGTTTGCTCCTTATGAGCCCAAGAATGTGCTTCTATATCTGTGATTTCCCTACAACAACAAGTAATATGCATCATATTCATATTAACGAAAATGCAGATACATATGGTCTCAGCTAAATACATTTCACATAGATACAGGAAAAAGAATATCTGTATGTCATTTCAAGCAAGAAGAAATGTTCCACCATAAAACTTAAGGCTGGCTGTAATTTACGTTCAAGTTACAAGTCAATATATATATAGGCTTCCCTGCGAGAAGGGCAATTGTAATGTGTATATCACTTTGCTTTCCAATTTGAAACAATACATATACGTAGGCGAGTTCTATGATGCTCCCTTAAGACAATCATGGCAAGTTGCAACTAAATGAAAGCATTACACCAGCATGCATGGAAAAGCTTTGAAACTCTGTGAATGTCACTTTGTTTTATCATTTATGTAATTCAGTCAGATTCATGTTCTTTATTTTgctcttttttgttttcaagACAATCAAATTAAGATAATAAACTTTTTTGTGTGTGTGTAATTGTTCAAATTATTTTAACGATATATCCATCAACTGTTATAGCACTTCTAGTTAATTagattctcatgaaatttaaaGCGGAATTAATTTTATTCACCTTTACTTTTAACATATTGAGTCTTCTTGTCGATTCGgtattttatacactttctgTTGTTTTTTATAGCGAGCTCTTTTAGACAGTTAGTTTTGTCAGTAATTTTTTGGTGTTGCATTGTAAGCTCAACTATTTTATATAGTCGAGTCTTTAAAGTTTTCTCCCATTTTATGGTAAAAACTTTAATCTACGAtcgaaaaaaatatatctaCCTTCTGTCATATTTGGCAACGAACTAAGAATGGTTAACAATTTTGTTCGAGTGAAGATTTCAAGTTACCCTATTTCAgtcatatataattattaatctAATTTACCAATCTTTAATTCCCCCAATTCTGTATGAATTGAACATATTAAATTGTGTGTTGTGTCTATCTCATCATGTTTTTATTGACAATTTTCTATCTCTTGATGTAAAAAGAGCGAcgaaaaaacaaaagaataaacaaacacaaaaaatattgcttttttcaactaacatattattttctttctttttttttcttttttttttttgacacgCCTTTGTGAGAatattgaaagataaataacaCAAGTGATGCAAATAAACTAAATTATATTGAAAgaaattgtaattaaatttgTCTCTTGACTATTATTGTGTAAATTACACTGAGATATCTGATATACATAGAGTTTGAACATAATCAGCTAGTGAGAGATATTTTTAGGAAAGCTTAATTGCTTTGACAGCACACCAATGATGTTCAATCGGATTCTGTATGAATTGACTGACACGGTTTACagcaaatataatttttgtatgTCTGAGAGTTGCATTATGTAAGCCTCTAACTATAAACCTGTAAAATTTTGGATTTTCAAATGGTGAAGAGCCTTGTGATACAAGTTTTAATGAGGAGATCACAGGGATTGGCATAGATTTAGAATTTGGCATCAGATGCAAATTGAGAAAAAAGAACCAATTGCTGCCAAGTAACAAAGTTGGTATCATCTAGTTTATCTGGAATAGGAGTCAGAAAcaatttgttgttgttgctggtgGTGAAAATTACTAAGGTTATGGATCAACTTGAAGCTCTTAATACCATGTGAGAATATTGAAAGATGAATAACACAAGTATTGCAGAAAAACTGAACTGtattaaaagaaattataatttGTCTCTTAATTATTATTGTGTGAATTACACTGAGATATCTGATATATATAGAGTTTAGACATAATCAACTAGTGATAGATATTCTTACAAAAGTTTAAACGAAGACTTGGCACCTAAACCTGACACCTATTGCCATCTTTATCCTTCACACTCCATTTAGCCTTCTTTTTAtgaagtgaaaaagaaaaggaggGAAGCTAAGATTTTGACTTTCTTACCGTTGCTAGGATAAATGTAATTTGGTGGAGTTTCATTGAACATCCAATTCATCAAATTCTTTGTTATTAATACTCAGTTTATCACTCTCAAAATTTGGGGTAACTTGTGTTCTAGAACATGAactctttttatttatcttgaTTTCTCTTGGTGTCAAATGCACGTTTATTTTATGACATTCAAATAAGATTCCTCAAAATCATAGTGGGATTAGATGATATAAATGGCAAGAGATGTTTCCCCGAAACTGGAAATAAGTTGTTGAATTAATGGTTGACTACAAGTGTTACTGAACAGTGAATTTCcaacaaagaaaatgaagatatgaGAAAAGTCAATTTCCATCCAATAATATAACATGTTGATGCATAGCATAGGCACCAAGCCTGTTCAATATATAAACAACTTTAATTTGTGGCTCATCCACAATATGTtatattcaaataatttaaGAGTAATTTAATTGTAGGACTCTTTAGTGGGAAGCTGAGTCCGTATCCATTGAAGTTGACAATGGAATTGAAGCAGCAATTGCTTTTGCTTTTCTAATAAGTCGACTTTATAAGTGGTTTTACTTCCAAAACCGTGTCCCTTGGCCAAAGTGATTCTGCTTTACTCTTTACACTCTAGTTAATATTATAATGCAGAGTTGATGGAAAGTGGCTTAACACCTGCTCGTGTCAAACCTCATAATGCAATTAAAGCACATCCGGCCAATTGAAGAAAACTAGTAGTGGGGCCAATTTTGCAAATGAGTGGTGTGGTCTTGGTCTAAAGCATGAAGTCATAGTTATCGGAAGCAAATAAGTGATCTACACAACTGTGTTATTGGATTATTAATTCAACCAATAGATCTTCAGTTAAATCGATTAATTCGgtcataaataaataattatataatattttattttattttttatttttatagtaaatatttttttagttttattttatattaaatttattattatttttaaattttaataatttatcaattaatttatatttattatattctttaaatatttataaaaaaataaaaaataaaaaatatattataattaataaaatattatttttaaaatttgtaaatataatttatttttatttatgtaatatatttaataaaaaatattatgtataaaaaataatatatatttttttaatttaaccaGATCATTTTTAACCAATTTTAATAAGGTTTGACCAATTTTTATCAGGTTTATTAAGTTTAATCGAATTAATTATTTAACCGATATAAATAATAACACAACTTAAATTAATAATCGAGTAATCGGTTTTTGGTTCGACTAATCAGGATCGGATTTGATAACTATGAATAAAGCACTTTGTCCATTCTAATCAATGTTTACAATAATCCAAACATCATTTTAGGGAATTGAGatatataaaatcaaaaaattaattgtcATGAATTAGAGTTGGGAAATAAGAATAAAGAGTATCCTTGATATATTTGCAAGTAGTAGCACTAGTAGTAGTTTGCAATGAAGGGTATGGAATATGAAATTTGCAAGAAGCTACTATTTGAATTAGTTATTATGGCCAGAATTGATGATGATGCTAACTTCCAACGAACTATCATAATTGAAAATTGTCATAGACATCTGGAGGAAATGAAAACAAAGgttgctttcttttggaaaaggGAAGAAAGGCAGAAAAAAAGGAAATGGGTGGAAAGAGCCAAAAAGTAACAAAGAGCGCAATGGCAAGAGGAAAAGGATTCATTTTTTCGCATCTAAGGGTCCCATACCAATTCATGTTATTCACAAAGTGTGGCTTGCGTTAGATTCAACCTCTCAAAATATCTAGCTGATGTTTTCTTCTTCTAGGACATGTTGGGTTAGGTTGGTTTTGGTGTAAAGTGAATATTTTCGCATATTTTAATATCATTTCAATTGCTGTGAGTATATATTTTAGGAAGAGTTGTAGGTATATCGAAAATATTGATGTTTCAGTTGTTTTAACCAttgatttgaattataaaaaatatatataatatatattaattaaaatcaacagtTAAAATAACTGAAATATCGGTATTTTCGGATACACCTAATAACTTTtctatattttaatttcattgcCAATGTCTGATATAcacttttaataataaaatatgaaaagttTTCTTTTAATAGTATATATAATTTTCAGAATCCTTACACATGTatatattatcattttttttaatggtTAAAATAATCGTTTAAATTTCATCTGAattagtttttcaaatttttactTTTGTCGAGGTTTTCTTTGAATTAGTGAGAGTTTTAAAGCCTCATAAAACTATAGCTAATCTTTAACCTATTGTAAAATTTTAAACCctttaatttgaaataaaattttaaattatattaaaaaccttcgaaaatgaattcaatttcttcaaaatatagtttttttaaatcccacatttgaatcaaacaaaaatttaattgacAAGGTAAAAAAGAAGAGCAGAAAACGGTGAATGATGAAGAGCACGAGCGGCGGCAGCGAGGAGCAGCGACGGTGGTCCTTTCCCTTCCCTCTTCCCTCTTCTCCTTCCTTTCGCTTTCCTTTCCTTTCCCAAACCAAACACCCCTGTGAATTGTGAtaccctttcctttttttcCGTTTAACCCATTTTTTTGTAGTTAAgggatatttttagaataaaaataaaaaatttggtgaaaatgacaattttaaaattaagttaaactTTATGGATCATTTTGTAGGTAAAAAAAGGCTGAAAACTATTTATTCCGCTAAGGAGTCAATAAAGTATTTGTACAATATGTACAATGAACTATTTATTTGACTCAATAcgagttaaaaataaaaattactacATTGGACACATTAGACACGAATTACATTAACTCcccatattttttctttaaattatattaaaaaccTTGAAAAGTGAATTCAATCTCTTCAAAATGTAGTTTTTTTTAAATCCCACACTTGAatcaaacaaaaatttaattgacAAGGTAAAAAGGATACGAAAAAACTAATCCAATATAAAAGAAAAGACAAATAGGTTGTTCAATTTCTTCTAAGGTGAGTATGATGGTAAAAAAAACATGGGAACAAGAAttattgatatataatatgccaattgctgtaagagacagagttaggatatggttggactcacaaatGAGTGGAAATGGGTTCGGActgatatttaattttttaacttaattctacttttgaaaatttaaatttgatctgaTGTTGTGAATGCATATATTTTAGGGGCCCAGATTTGATGTTAATTGTATGCTTAGAACCTTTTGGTGCAGACAGAGGTAAAGGTAGCTGGCAATGGCATGTTTTAGATTCAAGCTTATCCTCTTAATTCCCCAATGTGCTCTCCATTCCAAGGTTCCCACTCTATGATCAGTGTTTCTTTGCATCTATGGAAATAATTTCTAAGGATAAAAACAAGCAACAAAAGCAAAATGCTTATGTTTTTCTAGTTTCAAATTCAGAAGAATCACGAGCTGAGTTATGACTATGACAACAGGAGTATCCACTACTCTAGGTCTCTAGCGTCGTGTTATATGTGGTTATATTCTAGTTCTGGACTCAagatttttatcttatcttttttgaGAAAAGCAGATACCTCTTCCCATGACAGTTGGGGAACTATTAAGTATtatgtattaacaaaaaaattgctACTTTTTTCTATAAAGAAGCAACAGCATGTACAACAATCCCTTTGCATAAGAAAAACACATTGCCTCTTGATTTTTATACATAGCAAAGATCTTTTTCTATCTCTAGCCAGTAatttcacacacacacacacacacatatatctTTATGTACATTAACTCAAGCACAGAAAACTAGGCACATAAAAAAGAAAGGCGGGAAGCTGTTCATAGTGGCACATgaaaagggaaaacaaaaacTCCTGCTCCCTCCACTTGCACTGAGGAAATCAGAGACTACCAACTTTCCCTTGACAATCCAATCTAATGAATGCTCAGAGCTGAAAGATGGTCACCGCCTCTATTGTCAGGCACTGTACAAGATAAGCATCTCAAAGGATTGCTAATTCATGAGTTCTCATGAAAATGAAGGGATCTAGACAAGGCTGCAGGGTTAGCCAGCAACACTGGCGAGGTTTCAACCACTTTATTCTTCTCTTCCTTGTTTGATTGGAAAGCCTTAAACATTCCACCCCCAATGACACATTCATTCTTGATTCCTAGAGTTGCCCATATAGAACTCTTTGCAGCTTCACTTGGATCATCAATTCTTAAAGTTTTGGGAACCAAAACACACCCATTTCTCTGCCTTGGAG is a window encoding:
- the LOC130944943 gene encoding chlorophyll a-b binding protein P4, chloroplastic codes for the protein MATVTTQASATVLRPCPSSKARFLSGSSGRLNREVSFRPLRSPSFKVEAKKGEWLPGLASPAYLNGSLPGDNGFDPLGLAEDPENLKWFVQAELVNGRWAMLGVAGMLLPEVFTSIGIINVPKWYDAGKEEYFASSSTLFVIEFILFHYVEIRRWQDIKNPGSVNQDPIFKQYSLPPNEVGYPGGIFNPLNFAPTLEAKEKELANGRLAMLAFLGFIVQHNVTGKGPFDNLLQHISDPWHNTIVQTLSSN